The Ectothiorhodospiraceae bacterium BW-2 nucleotide sequence CCGCACATCTCGTCAAAGACTTTGACGAAGACCGCGAGCAGCGCATCGATCTGGGTCTTGCTGATGACATCTGCTTTCTGGTCGATATTGAATAGAATGCTCTTCGACGGAATGGCGACCGCTCGCTTGAGATCACCGCGCAGGATTTCGTTGTCGCCACACTTGGGCAGGAACAGATCAAGAGCCGAGGCCCCGTCGATCTGCCGGTTTTCGAGCAAGAGCGCCAGCATCTTCAACAGGTGGGATTTACCGGACCCGAAGAAGCCGGAAACCCAAACGCCATTGGCACCTTCATAGTTGTTGTAGGCATCCAGAAAGGACTCAAGCCGCTTCTCGACTTCGTTGGTCAGAACATACTCTTCAATCTCTCGGGATAAGCTGGCTTCATCGTCAGCTTTGATGACCCCTTCAATCGGGCGGTCAACTGGCTTGTTAAAAATGGTCTTAAGAGTCATCACGCTTCCCTCGTTTATGCTTCGCAGTGAAAGATGTTAAATGCCCGGTAGTACTTGTCGTCATGCAGCCTTCCGAAGAGATCAAGCGATGCTCCGGACTCCAGGGAGTGGGTGTAGGCTCCTGGGAAAAACATGACAGTCGGCTTCTCTTTCGCCGTGCTCTGCAAATTGTTCAAAACGTTGTGCGAGCGGATGTAGGGGAACACCTCGCCAACGCCGGACAGAAAAAGAACCTCGAAATCGGTGCTTGCCAGCTTGGCTGCAATGGCCGGAACAAGATGTGCTTCCGGGTCCAGTACGCCTTGCAACAGCTCTTTGAGCTGCTCTTTGGAGACGGAATCCTCCATCTCGACAATCTGCTCCCAGATGTCTCGTTCTTTGAGGATTTCTATCGAAAGGTCATACAGATTGATCTCCAGAATCCGAATACCGGCCTGCTCAAGGCGATTGATCAGCTTTGGCTTTTGCCGCTCCATTTCGACGGACTCTTCAGATTTGAAGGGACAGATGAAGAACGGAACCTCGTTACCGAGACCTTGCTTATTGAGAAAACGCTGGCCCGAGATCACAGCAAAAAGATGCTGAAATCTGTCTTGCATTGGCATTCTGGCTACATCTGATGTCACTACGCCATCCCCTTCAGATCGGATTCAAATACAGGGAAGCACGAAAGATCCCTGCGGCTGCCACGATGGATCACATCCAACAATCTCGGGCTGAGCATGGCAGCGTTTATCATGTTGTTGGCCGCTAAGAGATCAGCCTCTCGAAGTATCTTGAATAAGACCTGCCGCAATTTGCTTCGCGTCGCTGGGGTGATCTCATCCAGTTCCAAATGCCATTCGGACTTTCGGTTGAAGAAGGAATCAAAATCATCAGAGGTCAGATCACTTTTCAGCGTGATATAGCGCTCGCGAAGCACTTCGACGGCAAAATCAGCGATGAATCGGTACCGACGGCAAACGGCAAGCCACAGGAGATAAGCCTGCTCTTGGTGGCTGCCCTCAACAAGGAATTCAAGTTCACCTGGGCTCATCGTTCTAAGCCGAGAGATGATCTCGCGGCAGACTCGTTTGAGCGTATTCAGTATTCTGGTCTGTAGTAAGTTTTCTGCGATGACTTTGTCTCGAACAGCGTTCCAGTCGCCAAGATCAAGATACAGCGCGGCCAGCTTCACCGATTCGCGGTGAAAGAGACTGCCCGTTGTAAATGACAGGCTGTATCTATCATTACTCATTCTTGGTCAGCCATTTTGTGTATTAGAGGGCTTTTTGTAATGCTCGGCAGCGCCACCGGCCTTTACCCATTCGTCCACCTCCTCGTGGGCGATTGGGGTTAAGCCA carries:
- a CDS encoding DUF1788 domain-containing protein; protein product: MPMQDRFQHLFAVISGQRFLNKQGLGNEVPFFICPFKSEESVEMERQKPKLINRLEQAGIRILEINLYDLSIEILKERDIWEQIVEMEDSVSKEQLKELLQGVLDPEAHLVPAIAAKLASTDFEVLFLSGVGEVFPYIRSHNVLNNLQSTAKEKPTVMFFPGAYTHSLESGASLDLFGRLHDDKYYRAFNIFHCEA
- a CDS encoding DUF1819 family protein produces the protein MSNDRYSLSFTTGSLFHRESVKLAALYLDLGDWNAVRDKVIAENLLQTRILNTLKRVCREIISRLRTMSPGELEFLVEGSHQEQAYLLWLAVCRRYRFIADFAVEVLRERYITLKSDLTSDDFDSFFNRKSEWHLELDEITPATRSKLRQVLFKILREADLLAANNMINAAMLSPRLLDVIHRGSRRDLSCFPVFESDLKGMA